One genomic window of Ilyobacter polytropus DSM 2926 includes the following:
- the mrdA gene encoding penicillin-binding protein 2: MRLGKNNSSRCNIFQIFVVVIFALLGSRLFYLQIIKGEKYKNLSEKNRVKLKRIEAPRGKIFDSKGKLLVTNEAGYRLVYMKERKFDDEIVREISHLTGFEKEYIEKRIKYGEIFPYTRENILLEDLDEKEAHRIMEKLSDYPYLQVQTYSKRKYIYDTLASHVLGYVKKISAAEYKKLKGLGYTQRDIIGKNGVEKEYDLQLQGKAGYEYIEVNALNRIVKKLKTREPDQGKDIYLTIDKELQSHMEEYFKSKKLQGSAIAINPKNGEILAMVSYPTYSLNMFSSRISPKEWSKITNDRRRPLSDRAITGEYPPGSIFKIITATALLGKGLNPDETIYDPGYYQIGKWKWKSWKHGGHGFVNLKKALVESVNTYFYKLGDEMGYEPIVKTATKFGIGKKTGIDVPGERSGRLPDESWKRKYVKEGWYRGDTVNLSIGQGYLTMTPLQAAMAYCILANKGYAYRPHVVNYFKGSDSIESVLRDKYMETDVSQRYFDILNEDLIATVEQDNGTAKALRTQGIKVAAKTGSAQNSQYKKSHAWVAGYFPADNPEVVFVVFAEGAGGGGSIAGPAAKSMVDKYLELKGKE; encoded by the coding sequence GTGAGACTTGGAAAAAACAATAGCAGCAGATGCAACATATTTCAGATATTTGTTGTTGTGATATTTGCACTTCTCGGGTCTAGGCTATTTTATCTTCAGATCATAAAGGGAGAAAAGTACAAAAATCTTTCTGAGAAAAACAGAGTTAAACTAAAAAGAATCGAGGCTCCAAGAGGTAAAATATTTGATTCTAAAGGAAAGTTACTTGTAACAAATGAGGCTGGCTACAGGCTAGTTTATATGAAAGAAAGAAAATTTGACGATGAGATAGTAAGGGAAATATCTCATCTTACAGGTTTTGAAAAAGAATATATAGAAAAACGAATAAAATACGGGGAAATTTTTCCCTATACAAGAGAAAATATACTTTTAGAAGACCTTGATGAAAAAGAAGCTCATAGAATAATGGAAAAACTTTCTGACTACCCCTACTTGCAGGTTCAGACATATTCTAAGAGAAAGTATATTTATGATACTCTGGCTTCACACGTTTTAGGGTATGTAAAAAAAATCTCAGCAGCAGAGTACAAAAAACTCAAGGGATTGGGTTATACACAAAGAGATATAATAGGAAAAAACGGCGTGGAAAAGGAGTATGATCTACAACTTCAAGGTAAGGCAGGGTATGAATATATAGAGGTAAACGCTCTTAACAGAATTGTGAAGAAACTCAAGACCAGAGAACCTGATCAAGGAAAGGATATCTATCTAACGATAGATAAAGAGCTGCAGAGTCATATGGAAGAATATTTTAAAAGTAAGAAACTACAAGGATCTGCTATTGCTATTAATCCCAAAAACGGTGAAATTCTCGCAATGGTAAGTTATCCCACATATTCTCTGAATATGTTTAGTTCTAGAATTTCACCTAAAGAATGGAGTAAGATTACAAACGATAGAAGAAGACCTCTAAGTGACAGAGCTATAACGGGAGAGTATCCTCCGGGGTCAATATTTAAGATAATAACTGCTACAGCTCTTCTTGGAAAAGGCCTGAATCCAGACGAAACTATATATGACCCGGGATATTATCAGATCGGTAAATGGAAGTGGAAATCTTGGAAACACGGCGGACACGGATTTGTGAATCTGAAAAAAGCCCTGGTTGAATCTGTGAATACTTATTTTTATAAGCTTGGGGATGAGATGGGTTATGAGCCTATAGTTAAAACGGCTACAAAGTTTGGTATAGGTAAAAAAACAGGAATAGACGTTCCAGGAGAAAGATCCGGAAGACTTCCTGACGAATCGTGGAAAAGAAAATATGTAAAAGAGGGCTGGTATAGGGGAGATACGGTAAATCTCTCTATAGGACAGGGATACCTTACTATGACACCTCTTCAAGCAGCAATGGCATATTGTATTCTTGCAAACAAGGGATACGCCTACAGACCTCACGTGGTAAATTATTTTAAAGGTTCTGATAGTATAGAATCTGTTTTAAGAGATAAATATATGGAAACTGATGTTTCACAAAGATATTTTGATATATTAAATGAAGATCTGATAGCAACGGTGGAACAAGACAACGGTACTGCAAAAGCCCTCAGAACTCAAGGTATAAAAGTCGCAGCAAAGACAGGATCAGCACAAAATTCTCAGTATAAAAAATCCCATGCATGGGTAGCTGGATATTTTCCGGCAGATAATCCTGAGGTTGTGTTTGTTGTTTTTGCAGAAGGAGCAGGGGGCGGAGGAAGTATAGCCGGACCTGCTGCAAAATCCATGGTGGACAAGTATCTTGAATTAAAAGGAAAAGAGTAG